In Ctenopharyngodon idella isolate HZGC_01 chromosome 1, HZGC01, whole genome shotgun sequence, a single genomic region encodes these proteins:
- the bdh2 gene encoding dehydrogenase/reductase SDR family member 6 isoform X1: MLNIMLLSKKMGRLDGKVIVLSAAAQGIGKASAIAFAKEGAQVTATDINGEKLKELDGIPGIKTKVVDVTKKDQVEALAKDFDHVDVLFNVAGFVHHGSILECEESDWDFTMNVNVRSMYLMIKAFLPKMLARKSGNIINMASVASSIKGVANRCVYSTSKAAVIGLTKSVAADFLEQGIRCNCVCPGTVDTPSLRGRIQASTDPDQAFKDFMARQKTGRMCTAEEVAHLCVYLASDESAYVTGTEAIIDGGWRL; this comes from the exons ATGCTGAATATAAT GTTATTATCGAAGAAAATGGGTCGTTTGGATGGGAAAGTGATAGTCCTTTCTGCAGCAGCACAAGGCATTGGAAAAGCCTCTGCGATA GCTTTTGCCAAGGAAGGTGCTCAAGTCACCGCTACAGATATCAATGGGGAGAAACTTAAAGAGCTGGATGGCATTCCAG GTATCAAAACCAAAGTTGTTGATGTTACCAAGAAAGACCAAGTGGAGGCCTTGGCCAAGGACTTTGACCATGTGGATGTGCTCTTCAATGTTGCTGG ATTTGTCCATCACGGCTCAATACTGGAGTGTGAGGAATCAGACTGGGACTTCACCATGAATGTGAATGTCCGTAGCATGTACCTGATGATCAAGGCTTTCCTTCCTAAG ATGCTGGCTCGTAAATCTGGTAATATCATCAATATGGCATCTGTGGCATCTAGTATCAAAg GAGTTGCTAACAGATGCGTCTACAGCACGTCTAAAGCTGCCGTCATTGGACTGACCAAATCAGTGGCAGCTGATTTCCTGGAGCAAGGGATCCGCTGCAATTGTGTCTGCCCTG GAACTGTAGATACGCCATCTTTACGTGGGAGAATTCAGGCCAGTACTGATCCAGACCAG GCTTTTAAAGACTTTATGGCCAGACAAAAGACTGGAAGAATGTGCACGGCAGAGGAAGTGGCACATCTGTGTGTGTACTTGGCCTCAGATGAG TCTGCCTACGTAACAGGAACAGAAGCCATCATTGATGGAGGGTGGAGACTCTGA
- the bdh2 gene encoding dehydrogenase/reductase SDR family member 6 isoform X2 produces the protein MGRLDGKVIVLSAAAQGIGKASAIAFAKEGAQVTATDINGEKLKELDGIPGIKTKVVDVTKKDQVEALAKDFDHVDVLFNVAGFVHHGSILECEESDWDFTMNVNVRSMYLMIKAFLPKMLARKSGNIINMASVASSIKGVANRCVYSTSKAAVIGLTKSVAADFLEQGIRCNCVCPGTVDTPSLRGRIQASTDPDQAFKDFMARQKTGRMCTAEEVAHLCVYLASDESAYVTGTEAIIDGGWRL, from the exons ATGGGTCGTTTGGATGGGAAAGTGATAGTCCTTTCTGCAGCAGCACAAGGCATTGGAAAAGCCTCTGCGATA GCTTTTGCCAAGGAAGGTGCTCAAGTCACCGCTACAGATATCAATGGGGAGAAACTTAAAGAGCTGGATGGCATTCCAG GTATCAAAACCAAAGTTGTTGATGTTACCAAGAAAGACCAAGTGGAGGCCTTGGCCAAGGACTTTGACCATGTGGATGTGCTCTTCAATGTTGCTGG ATTTGTCCATCACGGCTCAATACTGGAGTGTGAGGAATCAGACTGGGACTTCACCATGAATGTGAATGTCCGTAGCATGTACCTGATGATCAAGGCTTTCCTTCCTAAG ATGCTGGCTCGTAAATCTGGTAATATCATCAATATGGCATCTGTGGCATCTAGTATCAAAg GAGTTGCTAACAGATGCGTCTACAGCACGTCTAAAGCTGCCGTCATTGGACTGACCAAATCAGTGGCAGCTGATTTCCTGGAGCAAGGGATCCGCTGCAATTGTGTCTGCCCTG GAACTGTAGATACGCCATCTTTACGTGGGAGAATTCAGGCCAGTACTGATCCAGACCAG GCTTTTAAAGACTTTATGGCCAGACAAAAGACTGGAAGAATGTGCACGGCAGAGGAAGTGGCACATCTGTGTGTGTACTTGGCCTCAGATGAG TCTGCCTACGTAACAGGAACAGAAGCCATCATTGATGGAGGGTGGAGACTCTGA